One segment of Candidatus Methylomirabilis sp. DNA contains the following:
- a CDS encoding SDR family oxidoreductase: protein MEIRGKVALVTGSGRRVGRAIATALASRGCHLVLHYRTAAAEARALAAEAARLGVKAVPAGADLADPAAAAPLVRAAEEAFGRLDILVNNAAIFPRTPLGEVTAEAWDAILAVNLRAPFLLAQAAAPLMLRGGGGRIVNLADISAERPFPGYIPYCVSKAGLIALTRGLARALAPDVLVNAIAPGTVLWPEDYPVEARERELRRTPLQRTGTPEDVARAVLFLLEGADFVTGQVLALDGGRSLT, encoded by the coding sequence GTGGAGATCCGCGGGAAGGTGGCCCTGGTAACCGGCAGCGGGCGCCGGGTGGGCCGGGCCATCGCAACCGCCCTGGCCTCCCGGGGGTGCCACCTCGTCCTCCACTACCGGACCGCGGCGGCGGAGGCCCGGGCGCTCGCCGCCGAGGCGGCGCGACTGGGGGTGAAGGCGGTCCCGGCCGGGGCCGACCTGGCCGATCCGGCGGCCGCGGCCCCCCTCGTCCGAGCAGCCGAGGAGGCCTTCGGCCGCCTGGACATCCTGGTGAACAACGCGGCGATCTTCCCCCGCACCCCGCTCGGCGAGGTGACGGCCGAAGCGTGGGATGCGATCTTGGCCGTGAACCTCCGGGCGCCCTTCCTCCTGGCCCAGGCGGCGGCGCCCCTCATGCTCCGGGGCGGCGGGGGGCGGATCGTGAACCTGGCCGACATCTCGGCCGAGCGGCCCTTCCCCGGCTACATCCCCTACTGCGTCTCGAAGGCCGGCCTCATCGCCCTCACGCGGGGCCTGGCCAGGGCGCTGGCCCCGGACGTCCTGGTGAACGCCATCGCGCCCGGGACGGTCCTCTGGCCCGAGGACTACCCGGTGGAGGCGCGGGAGCGGGAGCTCCGCCGGACGCCGCTGCAGCGCACCGGGACACCGGAAGACGTCGCCCGGGCGGTCCTTTTCCTGCTCGAGGGGGCCGACTTCGTGACCGGGCAGGTGCTCGCCCTGGACGGGGGCCGGTCGCTGACCTAG